The genomic stretch ctaagaaaggatgtgctgacatcagagagggtccagaggacgttTATGAGATTTgtccctggaatgaaagggttactatattagcatttggtggctctgggcctgtactcattggaatttagagtattgagtggggaatctcattgaaacctactgaatatagaaaggcttagatagaagagaggatgtttccaatagtgggagaatctagaataGAGGACACAGCAGAATGccaggacatccctttagaagaggaggaatttccttagccagacagtcgtgaatctgtggaactcactgccatagatggctatggaggccaagttattgggtatatttaaaatggaggttaatGGATACTTAATTAgttaggatgtcaaaggttatggggaaaaggtagaagaatgaggttgagagaaaataaatcatccatgatcagACGTTAGAGACTAATTCTCCTATGTCTCATCATCTTATGGAAATGGGGAATAGAAGGTTATAGAGCTTCTTTTCTATGGCAATTGACAAGCTTGGAACACATGTTGTAAGTGTTCTCATTCTTATGAATCCACTTACCTACCCAGATAGGGTCAATAATTGGCAACTTTTTGAGTATCAGCTTTAAACCTGGAACTATGGCTGTTGTCAAGACTGccagaaaaacaaaaaacacaagagatcctacagatgctggagatccatagcaacccacacacaaaatgctgaaaaaactcagcaggtcaggcagcatcaaaggagaggaataaacaagcaatgtttcaggctgagattcttcatcaggactggaaaggaagaggaagaagcCACAATAAGAAGATGGGTTGGGCAGGgacctccacctcctcctctaaAGGGATGACCTTCTATCTTGCTCTGTCCTCTatactgggatcattctcataaacatcCTCTGGCCCCTCATCAATGCAGGCAGATCCTTAGAAATTGGGCCCAAAGTTGCTCACACTACTCCAATTGTAGGCGCAGTCTCagccttacatccttgctttatattctagccttcttgaaatgaatgctaacattgcattgccCTGCTTACTGCCAACTCgagtgaacctttagggaatcctgcacttgcactcctaattccctttgctcTTCCAGTTTCTGAATTTGCTGCCctgttagaaaatagtccacaactTTTTTTTCTTCTAAGGTGTGTGATCTTACACTCCTTTCACTGTATTCCATCATTGTGCATCCacctaatctgtcttaagtccttcttcagcctccctgctccctcaacactacctgcccctccacctgtctttgtatcatctgcaaacatggccccaaagctatcaattctgtcctccaaatcgttgacatataacatgagaaGAAGTAGTCCCGATACCACTTCTGTGGAACACAATTAggcaccggcagccaaccagaacagaTTTCCTTTACTCTGATACTTTGTCTCCTGACAGACAGCCAACCTTCTtccattctggtatcttccctgtaatactaaaggctcttattaagcagcctcatgtgcggcaccttgtcaaaggcctttgaaaATCCATATAAACACAACTGCTGACTTTCCTTTATATGtcctgcctgctatttcctcaaagaattccaacagatatatcaggcaagatttcccctgaaggaaactgtGTTgtctttggcctactttattgtGTGCCTCCAAATAACCTGAAATCTCAATCTTAATAATGGGTTGTAACATTAGatgtaggaatggaattaggccactcagcccattgagtttgctctgcaattccatattatccctctcagccccatttttCTGCATTCTGCTCCTAACCTTTGACACTGAGTGACCAAGAACCAATCAAacatcactttaaatatactgaatgacctggcctccacagccatccatgacaatgaattctgcagattcaccaccctctggctaaagaaataaccTTCATATCTCTGGTCTAaaaagacatccctctattctgaggctgtgccctctggtcctcagcTTGCCTGCTGCAGCAAACATCCTcttcaaatccactctatctaggcctttaaacATTCAATCGATTcaaatgagatccccctcccccattcttctcacctccagcgagtacaggcccagagtcatcaaacattaatgttcctcatacattaagcctttcattcccagaatcattcttatgaaccactctggaccatctcctatacaagcacatcttttcttagataagaggcccaagactgctcacacAAGTGTtttctgaccagtgccttataaaatcctcagcatcacatcctactcttattctagtcctctcaaaataaatgctaacattacatttgctttccttaccaccaattcaaTATACAAtttcacctttagggaatcctgcacaaggacttccaagtccctttgtaactctgatttttgaattttctccccatttagaaaatagtctccacctttattccttctactaaagtgtagaccatacacttcccaatactatattctatctgccatttctttgccctttctcccaatccatcttaagtcCTTCAGCAGACATCTGGTttcttcaacactatctgcctctccatgtatctttgtatcatctgcaaacttggctacaaaatcatcaattctgtcatcaaaatCTTTGGCATAgaacgtgaaaagaagcggtccctatacagaccactgcagaacacctgtGCCTGCTTGCCAAAGGCTCCTGAGCTGAAgcctcacatttcagactccgACACTGGTCCATTTACACAGTGACCACACCCAACATGGTTCTGGTGACCTTAGCCTtattgccaaccactgaagtcaggttaaccaCAATGGAGTCCACCACATCATACAGCTACAACACGTCACCTGATCCAACAACCCTACCCTATTTATTTAgttgtaatttgtttttttagGTAACTATATTAAAATAAACCTTACCAGTTCTTACCAGCTGTTCACCTCTGCCTCTGTACCGAAGGCTCTTAAGCCAAAACCTCAGGCCTAGACTCCTAGACTGGTTCACTTATAGATGACCTCTCCTTGCCAAAGCCTCAGTtccccactccagcaatggccgttCCCACAATGGCACGAATCCCCATCATTCTGCTTCCCTCTCCTCCCCAGGTGGTTACCAGAGGTTCCTCAGCAATGAATGTTTTCTCTTTCTCGCCCTCAGCTACCTAACCCAGAGCCATTCAATCTGGAACGTGTTGTACTGCTTGGTGGAATCCGATTCAATAGCAGGGAAATTGAATAAACACTTGCATGAGGAATGTCATTGAGGTTCCGGGTTTCCAGTTATTTTGCCATAGTACGGGGTCATGGTTTCATCAGATAGGGGCTTCGTAGATCATTGTGGCTCAGTGATGCTTTGAACAATTTCCCTGATTAGTCCCATTTTCATGTTTTTTCCCCACAATTGACCTTCAATTCTCATCTCTATTTAGCTAAGTTCCCATTAAGTGGCCTACTTCAACCCCTCCCACATTCTGTTATTTCCAAAgtagattagatagatagatagatactttattcatccccatggggaaattcaactttttttccaatgtcccatacacttgttgtagcaaaactaattacatacaatacttaactcagtaaaaaaaaatatgatatgcatctaaatcactatctcaaaaagcattaataatagcttttaaaaagttcttaagtcctggcggttgaattgtaaagcctaatggcattggggagtattgacctcttcatcctgtctgaggagcattgcatcgatagtaacctgtcgctgaaactgtccCCACtcaataaatgttttttttttaaatttaagtaCTGTGGCTcaggtgtagttttgtgctttgTAATGGCAAGAAAAATATAATGGCAGCACCTCAGGTTTTTATGCTTcaattcccaaaatgcatcaccttagAAAGTGGGAGTGGTTGAAGAAGGTCACTTAATGGGGACTTAGGAGTAGCAACAGGACTGGGAACTGGTGACCCTAAGGAAATAGTCCTTGATGTGTGGTAGCTAGCTGAAGTTAGTTTGAGGTTGCAGTGATGTGAAGTTTAGTAGTCCCAAGAGTTTCTTCCCAGAGAGCAGAGGAGCACTGCTGTTCCTTCCAGGTGTTCAAAGACATCCTGTGAGTACTGAATGACATCAGAGACCTTTGGTTCCTGTGGTTGCTTGTctggcaacacagacaaaatggaggaactcagcagctcaggcagcatcattTATTCATGGTGTTTTAAGTCATTGAAGTACAGTGGCTGAGGTGTAGTTTTGTGAGTTATAATGGTGGGAAACTTTTGCAGCACCTCAGATTTATATGCTTCagttcccaaaatgcatcacctgagTGTATATTTCTTCAATATGTTTAACATGGTCAAAAACATTGAATTGCCGAGTCAGAACGTATTACTTATTGTTCCTCAATGTCGTGACAGAACTGGAAGAGAGAAACAAGGCAATatagtggatagggtggtgaagaaagcttttggtatgttggtctttataaatcagagcattgagtataggagttgggatatgatgttaaaattgtacaaggcattggtgaggccgaatttggagtattgtgtacagttctggtcaccggattataggaaagatgtcaacaaaatagagagagtacagaggagatttactagaattttacctgggtttcagcacctaagttacagggaaaggttgaacaagttaggtctttattctttggagcgtagaaggttgaggggggacttgatagagatatttaaaattatgagggggatagatagagctgacgttgataggctttttccattaagagtagaggagattcaaacaagaggacatgagagttaggaggcaaaagtttaggggtaacatgagggggaatttcttcactcagagaatggtagctgtgtggaacgagcttccagtagaagtggtagaggcaggtttgatattgtcatttagagtaaaattggataggtatatggacaggaaaggaatggagggttatgggttgagtgcaggtcgtggaactaggtgagagtaagcgttcagcacggactagaagggcagagatggcctgtttccgtgctgtaattgttatatggttatatttggaAGTTTACCTCAATGCAAAGCTTGTAATTCTTCTTCTtataactttttttttctctgtctctcaggGAGCAATCCCAAAGTAAAAAATTTACAGTTAAAAACTCCTAGGGCTGCAGGTAAAGCACTTGGCTTTAAAGCTGTGTCGAAAGAACTACGCAAGGCAGAACGACTCTACAATAAGTATTCCAAACCTGGTATGAAAAATCCAAGTCCACCCTGGGCCATCCATTTCTATGACTGGTCTCTATACCATGAAAATACTCTCCGGAATGCTTTTGCAACAATGGACAGAGGGGATGGCACGCTTACCCGAGAGGATTTTACTGCAATTTTGCAGGAAAGGAGTGCACCAATAATGGAAGAGGATGTCAGTACGTTAATTGCAGCACTTGACAAATCTCGTACTGGAattattgacatcaatgaattCTTCCAAGGTTCCAAATACCTTGAAAAGATTTACCTTATGTCCTCATATGAACCAAAGAAGAAAAAGGGAAAGAAAGGCAGAAAAGGcaagaaaggcaagctgaataTACCAATACCAATCTGCACAGTTCCAGAAGAATATATAATTCGACGTGAAGATGGAGGTCCACCAGACTTTATGATAGAACTATTTAAGAATTTCACTGACACAAATCGATTTAGCCGTGATAAGCCACCAGAACATCCACTGCAGGACGATTCTTCATGGTACTTAGAAAAACCAGAGAAAGTGTTCACCAGCATTAACTATGCAGCGAAAGCTGATGATATGCAGTCTTTAAAGAAAGCATTTTATCAGGGAATACCAGTCAATGTGCAGGACAAATATTTTACAACACCACTTATGGCAGCATGTGCAGATGGCAATTTTACACTTGCCAAGTACCTTGTGGAAGCAAAGTAAGTCTCTTTTCTGGCTGACAATGAAAATGTCTTAAATTTATTTCATCAATCTTGTGTATATTTTTCTGCAAACTAGTTTAAAACTTTGTGGCGAATTCAGGAGAGAAAAGTGGTCAGCCAATTGCACTGTCATCTCTCACCTTATAGAGTACAAACAATAGGGTTGTAGCTGACCATGTATTTCATGTCATTTTGTATTAGTCTAGAGTTCCTGGCAATGGCACAGCCTGCAGAGTCTCAGAGAGCTCCACGTGCTTGACTGCAGGAGAATTGATTAGAAAcatagcacaatacagacccttcagcccacaatgctgtgccgaacatgtactcgcattagaaattacctagggttgcccataaTTGATCACATTGGATCAAGTGGAAGGTATTCAAAACTTATTTTGTTGGTTTAAAATTGTTTTCTCCTGATGGGATCTCCTGCAAGGCTGTGACAGGCAAATATCCACTGTCTCTTCCCCTCCTCATTTCCTCTGGAGCCAAAATGTAATGCTGCAAGTTTGCCAATATTACACTAATAAACTAAATTCCAGGAAAGCATCTGACATCGTTTCAGTTCGTTGCTCAAAATTTACCCTGCACTTTACTGTTTTGCAAAATGCATGGTAATTACaccttgccttcttcataatgaATCTTTGTCCAACTGGAAGTAAATATTTGGAGCTGTTTTGCAGAATCAAACATTTGACTTCAGTCAGCCAAAACCCCTTaaaaaggaacaaaaataagtTACATTTAATAAATATTTACTATTGTCCTCACAAAGTAAAGCATTAAAAGAATTTGACCTGCATCATTATTTGTACCGTTGAGGACTTAAGAATCAACAATTGTAACGGTAGATCCACTCTGTTTTAAAGCTGGCTATTGGCATGGGGATAAATTGAATTTTTTTCATGTTAGCAAGCCCTGGGGTTTATTATCTGTCACCAGAATGATAGACAAGAGAGCATTATTAAAATCTTGTTAAATATATCACTTGGAataaacatacacaaaataaatCAATAGCTCCATGTGAAATATCTTTACAATGTATATTCTTATAATGTGTTGTGCTTTTCTAGGGCTAATGTAAATGCATATGACAATTTAATGTGGACACCCCTGCACCATGCATGCCATGCAGGACAGTTGGACATCGTGGAATTGCTAGTGAAGGCTGGTGCATCAGTAAATGCAGTTTCCATCAACGGAGCCACACCTTTAATGAGGGCAATAGAAAGCTGCAGACTGGATTGTGTGAAATATTTGATTAACCAAGGTGCTAATGTTGAACTGGAGAACTCTAAAGGTAGGCTGAAACCGTGTGACGTGTTTGGCAAATGGTATACTGCAAAAGTAGAAATATTTCTAATAACTACACCTGTCTAGAGTTTAACTTGCAATGATGGAGCAAAGTAGTCGTTGGTTTGTCAGATGCCTTGTATCTAAGCTGGTTTTTACTTCTGGCGTGTGCCTGAGATAATTTAAAGGTCTGTTGACCTATTATGAATTACAATTAACTGGCTAATATCTCCAGAAAGTTAGAGTAAttgaagaagcatttgaaaagatcATCCTTAATACCTCAAAATGGAGTAAGTTTCTTCTTCATTGTTTTTCTTTCTATGGGACCAGTGATGTTCTCTTGCCCTCTTTGGTTCCAAACGCTGAATAAAAATAATGCTCATTCGACGTAGATAAAGGACTACTTGTACATCAAGATGCCCCAGTGTTCATGCCAACTTGAAGCATCATTGTTGTGGCTCAGATGCTATTGTGGAACTAAAGCACAGTAATGGAAAGACCTTGCATTCTGTGCAACAAGGGAGAAACATTTTGGAAGTGAGAAATCAAAAGACTCATCTCAGATCACtttgaattaaagtttccatCGTTGGTTCCTTAAGACAAATGGCTATTTATTAACTTATTGAGATAGAGCTGGAAGGCTCTTCGAGctacgctgcccagcaatcctccaatttaatcctagcttaatcaatttataatgactgattaacctaccaaccggtatctttggactgtgggagggaaccagagcacccagagaaatcatggggagaacgtaaaaattccttacaggcagcagcgggaattgaagcAAGGTCACTTGAACCACTatagtgctaaccactatactgctGTGCCGACCCATTAATATAGCAATTTATTCTATGTCTCTTTCTCCCAATTGACAGAAGTGTTACTAGACAGTTTATCATTCACTGCAATAGCCCAGATCTTGAGCTCGTGTAATGATAATTTTCATAAAACTTTGCAGATGCTCCAAGTCTAAAATAAGTGAATGTGCTTATGATTCTCAACACATCAGATAGTGTCTATAGAAGGAGAAGCAGAGTTGGCACTGCACATCAATGAGCCTTCCATTAAAGTGTAGACATAGTCCCTGAGCGTATACAACATTTCCTGTCTTGTTTTATTTCAGGAGTATTATCACAGTTCAAATGCAAATTCCCTGTTCAATCAAGCATGCAACGGTTCTTCCAAGAGAGCCTAATGGTGGTGTGATGGACTGTAATCTGATTATGGAAATGTACCAGATTCCACAAAGCCTTACGCTACTACAACCAACTCCACCTCCGCTGCCCCCTCCAAGTAAAATAGAAAGATGTATTtctttttacccctcaaccagaaTTTAGATTGGAATTTACCCTGCACAGGTACCTGGTGGATTCCTCTTGTGCTTCAGACTCCAGCAAAGTCTGTCCTGTTTACCATTAGCTCCTATGCCTCCGCTAAGGAGACTTCAGCATTTATTCATGAAAGAAAAATCTTGAGTTACTGACAAGCATTGTcagttacagatttttttttctctctaaatTGGATATTCCAGCCCAGCTCCTTAAAGTATTGAAGCATTGTAAACCGCAACCATCGGAAGATGCCCGAGACATTTGTGAGCAGGATATACAACAATTTTGGAAATTATATATTGAAAGTAGCAGTAAAGAAAGTGCCTTTGCTTTGTTCTTTCTGCCTTATTTGCTTTTGTTTGGATAATCAATGGCAATAGTGCTTATATGTACTAACAGAAAATAATTTTGCTCACAACAAGCTTTGACTTACCGCTCACTGCATCAATATTTGCTGTAAGCATTGTTATTAAGAGAAATTAAACATGGAaattggggaaaaaaaaggttCTGCATTGCTGATGTGTTTTGATGAAACATTAATCTGCAGCGTCGTATGCAGTCAAGAGCTAAAAATCCCCATGGCAATGTGAAGTTGTTCCAGTGTTCTTGTAAATATTTATATCCCGTAAACCAACATTTTGAAGAATGATTAACAATTTATCTCATTGATGTTTTTGCGTGCCTTACTATCTACAAATTCACTCTCATGTTTGTCTACACCAGCGTCTAATTTTTGAAGTACTTATTAGGCTTTGAAGTATTCCTTGGTACCCTGAGGAAGTGAGGGACTAATGTATATTTTGTCCGGTTTTTCACTGTCTCGTTGTTACTTCTACTGTATGGCGTACTAGACTGCTACCACAACAAATTCAAATTCCATGACCTATgtaagtgacaataaacctgattctgatatggctctttcttgtggactgggagtgggaaggggacagggagaggttaTATCACATTACATCAAAAACTATTTTTTTTCATTAAAACTAGGACAAAATGCTTTGGATATTGCAAATGCCTATGCTGACTTAAGGATAATTGAAGTGGTGAAAGCCAAGGTGGACAGTCTTCCaaagaaagagaagccgaaaggCAAAGGAGGAAAAGGAGCAAAAGGGGAAAATGCCCTTTCTTCAAGGATACAGAACATTGCAGCTTTGGGTGGGGAAACGGTAGGCAATACATTTTCTGTCTTGCCTTTGAAGTCTTTCCAGTAGCATGTTTTCTATACATTTGTAGCCAGTTTTTTATTCATTGGTAAATGGGAAAATGAAGAGCACAGACCTGGCCTTGATCTTGATGCTTACTGCGGGGGCAAtgctcaccaatgccttacagGCTTTACTAATACATGTGGAACTACAGGGGTTACAGCACAAGGGTGCGTGTCTGGGAGCCACATTCTGGGTCCCTGCCTGGGCAGCTACCAGGAAAGGTAACCTTTCTGCTTGATGTGGGATGATGATAGGCTTAGAGTTACCCCACAAAATCAGGGCCGTCAGCCCTCTGATTCCATGCTAAGCACAAGCCAGCTATTAACACTAACCCTCTATTAACCCTTATTGATACCATTTTCCCCACGTTGTGTTTGTGGGGAAATTATCaggcgggggggtgggggtgggttgcTGGGTATGAAATTAAGTAGCGATTTCAGTTCTAAAAGTATTGCAGTTGCAAAACTTTGAAGGCTGCAACCTATTTCTTGAGGGCCCCAGAAATCATTCCAGCTATGTCTACCATTCAGAGTTGTAAGTCCCAGAAATTTCTGCCTGGTCATGCCGGATGAAAGTTCACTGGATCAGTGAAAGTTAAAGCTCTCATCTGATTACTTTAAGGGTAAATAGTTTCTTTTGTGGCAGAGATTTGTTGCGTGAATTCACTGAAGCTCCTGAGGtcaatgctgaacagaatgaggGTTGCTTCTTCAGACCATTGTGGGCATCCCTCCCTTCAGCAAGGAATTAACAGATTTGGAGGGTTAAAATGTTGCAAAATCTAAACACAAGTGATGTACATAGCACATCCAAAGTTTTCAAGTTATTGGGTTATTTGAAACATTGGCACAGATCCTAAGAAACAGGAATGAGATTGAGTCATCTGGCCCTCAGGCCTGCCTAGCCA from Hemitrygon akajei chromosome 7, sHemAka1.3, whole genome shotgun sequence encodes the following:
- the ankef1a gene encoding ankyrin repeat and EF-hand domain containing 1a isoform X2, translated to MSHIAQGRLQILQVYKLIQFVRQREKAEIEKLIALGVPHLVNLGEPSQGEFALHVAALANDVEICKLLLSLGAEPDLLDLNGRTPAMVAAQAGHELTMEVLAEANADMTIVDKDGKGILYYCISSTLRHLRCLEIALAHGADVNNCSKDGKPVFLLACEQAAACSEMCLQILERGADPNSKYEATGHTALMEASREGAIDVVRAILEKGCEVNLIQKDRYNAAHFAAQGGFFEILRALVAYDCDINVINIDGNSPLHLAAMGGFADCAKFLAQRGSNPKVKNLQLKTPRAAGKALGFKAVSKELRKAERLYNKYSKPGMKNPSPPWAIHFYDWSLYHENTLRNAFATMDRGDGTLTREDFTAILQERSAPIMEEDVSTLIAALDKSRTGIIDINEFFQGSKYLEKIYLMSSYEPKKKKGKKGRKGKKGKLNIPIPICTVPEEYIIRREDGGPPDFMIELFKNFTDTNRFSRDKPPEHPLQDDSSWYLEKPEKVFTSINYAAKADDMQSLKKAFYQGIPVNVQDKYFTTPLMAACADGNFTLAKYLVEAKANVNAYDNLMWTPLHHACHAGQLDIVELLVKAGASVNAVSINGATPLMRAIESCRLDCVKYLINQGANVELENSKGQNALDIANAYADLRIIEVVKAKVDSLPKKEKPKGKGGKGAKGENALSSRIQNIAALGGETTWSNPPTTEELIQRRVENRERFTYEVDFSDFLMPFKKNIRTRLGEL
- the ankef1a gene encoding ankyrin repeat and EF-hand domain containing 1a isoform X1, producing MSHIAQGRLQILQVYKLIQFVRQREKAEIEKLIALGVPHLVNLGEPSQGEFALHVAALANDVEICKLLLSLGAEPDLLDLNGRTPAMVAAQAGHELTMEVLAEANADMTIVDKDGKGILYYCISSTLRHLRCLEIALAHGADVNNCSKDGKPVFLLACEQAAACSEMCLQILERGADPNSKYEATGHTALMEASREGAIDVVRAILEKGCEVNLIQKDRYNAAHFAAQGGFFEILRALVAYDCDINVINIDGNSPLHLAAMGGFADCAKFLAQRGSNPKVKNLQLKTPRAAGKALGFKAVSKELRKAERLYNKYSKPGMKNPSPPWAIHFYDWSLYHENTLRNAFATMDRGDGTLTREDFTAILQERSAPIMEEDVSTLIAALDKSRTGIIDINEFFQGSKYLEKIYLMSSYEPKKKKGKKGRKGKKGKLNIPIPICTVPEEYIIRREDGGPPDFMIELFKNFTDTNRFSRDKPPEHPLQDDSSWYLEKPEKVFTSINYAAKADDMQSLKKAFYQGIPVNVQDKYFTTPLMAACADGNFTLAKYLVEAKANVNAYDNLMWTPLHHACHAGQLDIVELLVKAGASVNAVSINGATPLMRAIESCRLDCVKYLINQGANVELENSKGQNALDIANAYADLRIIEVVKAKVDSLPKKEKPKGKGGKGAKGENALSSRIQNIAALGGETVSIQYPTARTPKRVIHRESIANKSEMLNSGVAKKVDITFVPKSTWSNPPTTEELIQRRVENRERFTYEVDFSDFLMPFKKNIRTRLGEL